Proteins co-encoded in one Lasioglossum baleicum chromosome 14, iyLasBale1, whole genome shotgun sequence genomic window:
- the LOC143215535 gene encoding aladin isoform X1: MGLYICICGIMLKILSLHDFDSPSFDDPAVVGLIGRTVHYCRYENLQDELQPFSRFVREYPEASIAPDSLTTRETARTICADDLFLPVHDSIFKKIASIWREKGMAEAICLAASANPEEVTKVVHWIATRLKKALDLMDKGLYQIETLPTSGSGSVADVVHTRDWDAALIRYLSWHPHCSRLAVVTRDDRIRIFSQGVPVVPVLRHSAQKSVCCISWRPLAGRELAVACQTGVLVWTIELSAASNSLSHAVLLKQRNHVPVTSVTWHPQGDFLVSCSPADTNMIIWDTSKKQGIPLKRVGGGGLCFTRWSSSGSQLFTASCRNIFRVWNTGMATMWHTDKWTVPNGRVAAACFGPNLTLLFATTEDSATIFALPLQDNIFDVKKASLDNTVAVPLIDLTKVNFSSDDDYITVGGRVVAMEWDPTGKYLAILFQDSPLIALIQTKVGNMSRVVDIKPCCLVKGFPGEVPSCMNFYQKHNNQSPVVCLTIAWSSGRIQHFPIVEKECVPNMNVTGSLLSHSFSMRHDSYNFNLSTTYA, translated from the exons gtggAATCATGCTAAAGATACTGTCGCTGCACGATTTCGACTCTCCTTCCTTCGATGATCCTGCAGTTGTGGGGTTAATCGGGAGAACCGTGCACTACTGCAGGTACGAAAACCTGCAGGATGAGCTGCAACCATTCTCCAGGTTTGTGAGAGAGTATCCAGAAGCCTCCATTGCCCCGGACAGTCTAACAACAAGGGAGACAGCCCGTACCATCTGCGCTGACGACTTGTTCCTGCCTGTTCACGATAGTATCTTCAAGAAGATCGCTAGCATTTGGAGGGAGAAGGGAATGGCGGAAGCTATTTGCCTTGCCGCCTCTGCAAATCCTGAAGAGGTCACCAAAGTTGTGCACTGGATTGCCACGAG GCTTAAAAAGGCATTGGATTTGATGGACAAAGGCTTGTATCAAATAGAAACATTGCCCACCAGTGGATCAGGGTCGGTCGCAGATGTTGTTCACACGAGAGACTGGGATGCAGCTCTG ATCAGATATCTTTCTTGGCATCCACACTGCTCCCGTCTAGCAGTAGTCACCAGAGACGATCGTATACGTATTTTCTCTCAAGGAGTACCAGTGGTACCGGTCCTAAGGCACAGCGCTCAAAAATCAGTCTGCTGCATAAGTTGGAGACCATTGGCCGGTAGGGAACTGGCAGTAGCGTGTCAAACAGGTGTCCTGGTCTGGACTATAGAATTAAGCGCAGCCAGTAATTCCCTTAGTCATGCGGTGCTACTAAAGCAAAGAAATCATGTACCAGTTACAAGCGTTACATGGCATCCACAGGGTGATTTTCTGGTGTCGTGCTCGCCTGCAGACACGAACATGATTATCTGGGATACTTCGAAGAAACAAGGTATTCCCTTGAAACGTGTGGGAGGTGGTGGATTGTGCTTCACCCGTTGGTCGTCCTCTGGGTCTCAATTGTTTACTGCTTCGTGTAGAAATATATTCAG GGTTTGGAATACGGGAATGGCAACAATGTGGCACACGGATAAGTGGACAGTGCCAAACGGTCGTGTGGCGGCTGCTTGTTTCGGACCGAACTTAACTCTACTGTTTGCAACGACCGAGGACTCCGCGACAATCTTCGCCCTGCCGTTGCAGGACAACATCTTCGACGTGAAGAAAGCGTCTCTCGACAATACGGTAGCCGTGCCGCTGATAGATCTGACGAAAGTGAATTTCTCGTCGGACGATGATTACATTACCGTTGGTGGAAGGGTTGTTGCGATGGAGTGGGACCCTACCGGAAAGTACCTGGCCATACTCTTCCAG GACAGCCCCTTGATCGCACTGATCCAAACCAAGGTGGGCAACATGTCGCGAGTGGTTGACATCAAACCCTGCTGCCTCGTGAAAGGCTTCCCCGGCGAAGTTCCCAGTTGCATGAATTTCTACCAGAAGCACAACAACCAGTCGCCCGTCGTTTGCCTAACAATCGCGTGGAGCAGCGGCCGCATACAACACTTTCCCATAGTCGAGAAAGAATGCGTACCAAACATGAACGTAACCGGCTCGTTGTTGTCGCACTCGTTCTCGATGCGACACGACTCGTACAATTTCAATTTGAGCACCACGTACGCCTAA
- the LOC143215535 gene encoding aladin isoform X2: MLKILSLHDFDSPSFDDPAVVGLIGRTVHYCRYENLQDELQPFSRFVREYPEASIAPDSLTTRETARTICADDLFLPVHDSIFKKIASIWREKGMAEAICLAASANPEEVTKVVHWIATRLKKALDLMDKGLYQIETLPTSGSGSVADVVHTRDWDAALIRYLSWHPHCSRLAVVTRDDRIRIFSQGVPVVPVLRHSAQKSVCCISWRPLAGRELAVACQTGVLVWTIELSAASNSLSHAVLLKQRNHVPVTSVTWHPQGDFLVSCSPADTNMIIWDTSKKQGIPLKRVGGGGLCFTRWSSSGSQLFTASCRNIFRVWNTGMATMWHTDKWTVPNGRVAAACFGPNLTLLFATTEDSATIFALPLQDNIFDVKKASLDNTVAVPLIDLTKVNFSSDDDYITVGGRVVAMEWDPTGKYLAILFQDSPLIALIQTKVGNMSRVVDIKPCCLVKGFPGEVPSCMNFYQKHNNQSPVVCLTIAWSSGRIQHFPIVEKECVPNMNVTGSLLSHSFSMRHDSYNFNLSTTYA; this comes from the exons ATGCTAAAGATACTGTCGCTGCACGATTTCGACTCTCCTTCCTTCGATGATCCTGCAGTTGTGGGGTTAATCGGGAGAACCGTGCACTACTGCAGGTACGAAAACCTGCAGGATGAGCTGCAACCATTCTCCAGGTTTGTGAGAGAGTATCCAGAAGCCTCCATTGCCCCGGACAGTCTAACAACAAGGGAGACAGCCCGTACCATCTGCGCTGACGACTTGTTCCTGCCTGTTCACGATAGTATCTTCAAGAAGATCGCTAGCATTTGGAGGGAGAAGGGAATGGCGGAAGCTATTTGCCTTGCCGCCTCTGCAAATCCTGAAGAGGTCACCAAAGTTGTGCACTGGATTGCCACGAG GCTTAAAAAGGCATTGGATTTGATGGACAAAGGCTTGTATCAAATAGAAACATTGCCCACCAGTGGATCAGGGTCGGTCGCAGATGTTGTTCACACGAGAGACTGGGATGCAGCTCTG ATCAGATATCTTTCTTGGCATCCACACTGCTCCCGTCTAGCAGTAGTCACCAGAGACGATCGTATACGTATTTTCTCTCAAGGAGTACCAGTGGTACCGGTCCTAAGGCACAGCGCTCAAAAATCAGTCTGCTGCATAAGTTGGAGACCATTGGCCGGTAGGGAACTGGCAGTAGCGTGTCAAACAGGTGTCCTGGTCTGGACTATAGAATTAAGCGCAGCCAGTAATTCCCTTAGTCATGCGGTGCTACTAAAGCAAAGAAATCATGTACCAGTTACAAGCGTTACATGGCATCCACAGGGTGATTTTCTGGTGTCGTGCTCGCCTGCAGACACGAACATGATTATCTGGGATACTTCGAAGAAACAAGGTATTCCCTTGAAACGTGTGGGAGGTGGTGGATTGTGCTTCACCCGTTGGTCGTCCTCTGGGTCTCAATTGTTTACTGCTTCGTGTAGAAATATATTCAG GGTTTGGAATACGGGAATGGCAACAATGTGGCACACGGATAAGTGGACAGTGCCAAACGGTCGTGTGGCGGCTGCTTGTTTCGGACCGAACTTAACTCTACTGTTTGCAACGACCGAGGACTCCGCGACAATCTTCGCCCTGCCGTTGCAGGACAACATCTTCGACGTGAAGAAAGCGTCTCTCGACAATACGGTAGCCGTGCCGCTGATAGATCTGACGAAAGTGAATTTCTCGTCGGACGATGATTACATTACCGTTGGTGGAAGGGTTGTTGCGATGGAGTGGGACCCTACCGGAAAGTACCTGGCCATACTCTTCCAG GACAGCCCCTTGATCGCACTGATCCAAACCAAGGTGGGCAACATGTCGCGAGTGGTTGACATCAAACCCTGCTGCCTCGTGAAAGGCTTCCCCGGCGAAGTTCCCAGTTGCATGAATTTCTACCAGAAGCACAACAACCAGTCGCCCGTCGTTTGCCTAACAATCGCGTGGAGCAGCGGCCGCATACAACACTTTCCCATAGTCGAGAAAGAATGCGTACCAAACATGAACGTAACCGGCTCGTTGTTGTCGCACTCGTTCTCGATGCGACACGACTCGTACAATTTCAATTTGAGCACCACGTACGCCTAA